In Garciella nitratireducens DSM 15102, a single window of DNA contains:
- the flhA gene encoding flagellar biosynthesis protein FlhA — MENQNNLLGKVRKNTDIIVAFGVMGIITLIILPISTVLLDILLTFNITLSVIILLLSMFTTDILQFSIFPTLLLITTLFRLGLNISSTRLILSQGNAGQVVEAFGNFVTGDNYIVGGVIFVIIIVIQLIVITSGASRVSEVSARFTLDAMPGKQMSIDADLNAGAINDQEAKLRRKKLQQEADFYGAMDGAMKFVKGDSIAGMIITVINFIGGIAIHVLQNDLAVIEALSKFALLTIGDGLVSQIPSLLISVSSGILVTRSSSDESFGTDLGNQLFSFPKVLIITSIVLFILGIVPGLPTVPFLVLAIVSGIVAYLLKEEEKQNHELIEIAATEDMQSKPKEPEDIRHYVQVEPLEIEIGYGLISLADEKNGGDLLERITGIRRQCALEMGIVVPPIRIRDNLQLQTNEYILKIKGIEVARGQVMPNHLLVMDPENKKIDLPGIATTEPAFGLPALWIEESLRDKAEMMGATIVDATTVMVTHLSEVIKEHGYELIGRQQVKELLDVVKEKYSAVVQELIPDLLSLGEVQKVLQNLLRERVPINDLVTILETLADYAPNTKDIELLTEYVRTALSRNIVLPYLDENKVIHVITIHPKLEQYLSDNIQRSFQGSFPAIEPSVNTKILENIHEQIDRLSMQQINPVILTSPKIRAAFKRMIELAFPGIAVLSLNEIPNSIEIKVEGMVKVDED; from the coding sequence GTGGAAAATCAAAATAATTTATTGGGAAAAGTGAGAAAAAATACAGATATAATTGTTGCTTTTGGAGTAATGGGGATTATTACTTTAATTATTTTACCAATTTCTACAGTATTATTAGATATTTTATTAACTTTCAACATTACTCTTTCGGTGATTATTCTCTTATTATCTATGTTTACAACGGATATTTTACAGTTTTCCATTTTTCCAACCCTTCTTTTAATTACTACCTTGTTTCGACTAGGACTTAATATTTCTTCTACTCGTTTAATTTTAAGTCAAGGAAATGCAGGACAGGTAGTAGAAGCTTTTGGAAACTTTGTAACAGGAGATAATTATATTGTTGGAGGCGTTATCTTTGTTATCATTATTGTTATTCAATTGATTGTTATTACTAGTGGGGCAAGTAGGGTATCAGAAGTTTCTGCGAGGTTTACCTTAGATGCTATGCCAGGAAAGCAAATGAGCATTGATGCAGACTTAAATGCTGGAGCAATTAATGATCAAGAGGCAAAATTAAGAAGAAAAAAGTTACAACAAGAGGCAGATTTTTATGGAGCAATGGATGGAGCTATGAAATTTGTAAAGGGAGATTCTATTGCAGGAATGATCATTACTGTGATTAATTTTATCGGCGGAATTGCTATTCATGTTCTACAAAATGATCTTGCTGTAATAGAAGCTTTATCAAAATTTGCTTTATTGACTATAGGAGATGGTTTAGTCAGTCAAATTCCTTCTTTATTAATATCTGTTTCTTCAGGTATTTTAGTGACTCGTTCTTCCTCAGATGAAAGTTTTGGTACTGATTTAGGAAATCAATTATTTAGTTTTCCTAAAGTACTCATTATTACCAGTATTGTTTTATTTATTTTAGGAATAGTACCTGGATTACCTACTGTTCCGTTTTTAGTTTTAGCTATTGTTTCTGGGATAGTTGCTTATTTATTAAAGGAAGAGGAAAAACAAAATCATGAATTAATAGAAATTGCTGCTACTGAAGATATGCAATCTAAACCAAAGGAACCAGAAGATATTAGACATTATGTGCAGGTAGAGCCTTTGGAAATTGAAATAGGATATGGGTTGATTTCCTTAGCAGATGAGAAAAATGGAGGAGATTTATTAGAGAGAATTACAGGGATTCGTAGGCAATGTGCTCTAGAAATGGGGATTGTGGTACCTCCCATTCGAATTCGGGATAATTTACAACTACAAACGAATGAATATATTCTTAAAATAAAAGGGATTGAGGTAGCAAGAGGACAAGTAATGCCAAATCATTTATTAGTAATGGATCCAGAGAATAAAAAAATAGATCTTCCTGGTATTGCTACTACTGAACCTGCCTTTGGATTACCAGCTCTTTGGATAGAAGAGAGTTTACGAGATAAAGCAGAAATGATGGGGGCTACTATTGTAGATGCTACTACAGTAATGGTTACTCATCTTAGTGAAGTTATTAAGGAACATGGTTATGAGCTTATAGGAAGGCAGCAGGTAAAGGAATTATTAGATGTTGTAAAAGAAAAATATAGTGCAGTGGTACAAGAATTGATTCCAGATTTATTAAGTTTAGGAGAGGTACAAAAAGTATTGCAAAATTTATTGAGGGAAAGAGTACCAATCAATGATTTGGTGACGATTTTAGAAACTTTAGCAGATTATGCTCCCAATACAAAGGATATAGAACTTTTAACAGAGTATGTAAGAACCGCTCTTAGTCGTAATATTGTTCTTCCCTATCTTGATGAAAATAAGGTGATACATGTGATTACAATTCATCCTAAGTTGGAACAATATCTCTCCGATAATATTCAAAGATCTTTTCAAGGTTCATTTCCAGCTATTGAACCTAGTGTTAATACTAAAATTTTAGAGAACATTCATGAGCAAATAGATCGTTTGTCTATGCAGCAAATCAATCCTGTAATACTTACATCTCCTAAAATACGTGCTGCTTTTAAGAGAATGATTGAATTAGCTTTTCCAGGGATTGCTGTACTTTCTTTAAATGAAATCCCCAATTCTATTGAAATAAAAGTAGAGGGGATGGTAAAGGTAGATGAAGATTAA